Proteins encoded within one genomic window of Haematobia irritans isolate KBUSLIRL chromosome 5, ASM5000362v1, whole genome shotgun sequence:
- the LOC142240877 gene encoding ras-like GTP-binding protein Rho1 yields MTSIRKKLVVVGDGACGKTCLLVAFSKDEFSDLYVPTVFENYVAGIVVDGKEVELALWDTAGQEDYDRLRPLSYPDTDVILMCFSIDCPDSLQNIPEKWIPEVKHFCPTVPIILVGNKKDLRNDPNTVRDLSKMTQQPVTSQQGLAMSEKIGAFEYLECSAKTKEGIRKVFETATKAALKSKSRSKGLCDLL; encoded by the exons ATGACGTCAATTCGTAAAAAATTGGTAGTTGTCGGCGATGGTGCCTGCGGTAAGACATGCTTGCTGGTTGCCTTTAGCAAAGATGAATTTTCTGACTTATATGTGCCCACTGTCTTTGAGAATTATGTAGCTGGAATTGTTGTGGATGGTAAAGAG GTTGAACTGGCATTATGGGATACAGCTGGCCAAGAAGATTATGACAGACTTCGACCACTCAGTTATCCAGACACCGATGTTATCCTAATGTGCTTTTCAATCGATTGCCCTGATTCATTACAGAATATTCCAGAGAAATGGATTCCGGAG GTGAAACATTTTTGCCCAACTGTACCTATTATTTTGGTAGGTAACAAAAAGGATTTGCGGAATGACCCCAATACTGTGCGT GATCTTTCCAAAATGACACAACAACCAGTTACATCACAGCAGGGTCTTGCTATGTCAGAAAAAATCGGGGCCTTTGAGTATTTGGAATGTTCAGCCAAGACAAAGGAAGGTATACGAAAAGTTTTTGAGACAGCCACTAAAGCGGCACTAAAAAGTAAATCGAGAAGCAAGGGTCTGTGTGATTTGCTTTAG